The stretch of DNA TTAGCTTTTAAGTAAAGTTCACAGACCAGTGGAATTAGCTCTGCGTCATACCCCACAGCATGGGTGCCATTAGTATGATAATAGTGAATAGGATTACATTTTTCTTTTACTTCTTCAGTAACAAAAGGAAGTAGGTTTTTTGCACCGATAATTGATGGAAGTCCTTTTTGCCTTTTCTCTCCTTTTCTTGGGCGTTTAAATGCTGCAAATAAGCCAGTTTGCGATATAATTCTTTTCTTACCTTCTAATACAGCACAAGGAATCTTTACAAAGCCATATTCTTCGCTTCCAATGTTTAGGTACCCCCGGTGAGTCGCATGATAAATTTCCATGGATTTTTCTTCTTTCATGATTTTATTTTTAATGGTCTTATGAAGCGAATGTAGTCACATGACTATTTAAAAACAAATTTTTTAAGAAATATATTAAAAAAAAACATAAAATAGATTGTACTCAGAGGATGAATGTAGTATCAAATAGATAAAAACTGTTTAGTGGAAAAAGTATATTATACTTAATAAAAGGTAATTAAGGAAAAGAAGATAGACTCTAAACCTACCTTCTTTTCTTTCTTATTTCTCAATTTTATTCAAAAAATCAATAGCACTAAGTCCAATAGCATAAGCAAGGTTTACAGGAACAGCATTTCCAATTTGTTTATATTGTTGACCTTTGGCTCCCTGAAATACCCATTCATCAGGAAAAGTTTGTATTCGAGCACTTTCTCGAATAGTTAAAGGTCTTGTTTCTGTCGGATGGCACCGCTCGGTTTGTTTCATAGCAGGGGAGCAAACAATAGTAAGAGCAGGGGTCTTTAGAGATAACCTTCTTGCTAAACCAGTTTTTCCTCCACCCAAATAATAACTTCCTCCCATATATTCCTTCTGTAAATCATCGGGCAGGTCCTTCCAATATCCACCTTCTGGAACTTTTTCCATAATTTCTTTTTTCCTTTGAGGGTAAGAAACCCCAAGGCTTTCAGGGACATTTGTTTTGTATAGAATTCCTTTTTTAAAAGCATCATTTACTGTTAAAACTTTAGGGTATTTTTCTGGAAATTTAAACAGATGAGCTTTATCTGCAAAATCATTTCGTATTCCAACCAAAATGAGCCGTTCTCTTTTTTGAGGTACTTTATAATACATTGCTTTCAATACTTTAGGCTCAATTAAAGTGTATCCTAAATCTTTTATTGCTTGCTTAATGACACTTAAAGTATTTCCTTTGTCATGATTTAATAAACCTTTGACATTCTCACCTATGAAAATTTTTGGCTTTACTTCATTAATGCATCTCGCAAATTCAAAAAATAAAGTTCCTCTTGTATCTTCAAACCCTAGTTGTTTACCAGCATGAGAAAATGCTTGACAGGGGAAACCTCCTGTAATTATGTCAATTTTATTATTATAAGATTTGAAATCAACTTTTTCAATATCACCTTCTATTACTTCCCATTTCGGTCGATTATGTCGCAAAGTAGCACAGGCTTCTTTATTATTTTCATTCAATAAAATATGCTTGAATCCAGCCTTTTCCATGCCAATTGCCATACCTCCTGCTCCTGCAAACAACTCAATAGATGTATATTTTCTTTTTGGCTTAATTTTAGTAAAGTCAGTCCAGTTTGTATTAAAAACTTCTTGTGCGATATTAAAATTTAGTAAACTTTCCTTAGTGTATAATTTTTCATCTTTATTGATTTTAAAAGGAATTAGTTTACCATTTCTAGCCCATAAATCTAATCTATGTAATGGGGTATCAAGAAGATTACTTACTTCAAATTGGTTATACAATTTCATTAAAGTTTATTATGTTATTTATGTGTTTTGGTGCTCAAAGTAAATTTTATTCTTAATGGGAAAAAGATTATTTAGTATCTAAATTAAAATCATTAAATCCTTCGTAATTTTTAAAGGATAATAAATAGATACTAGTTAACAAATCTGGTGATAATTTGTTTAATTCATCAAAAACAGTATTTGCTTTTTCAGCATTTTTTAATTTACTTGTGGCATCTTTTATAACAGTAGGGAGTGCTTTACATAATTTTTGAAAAGCATTTTTGTCTCCTGTTACTAATTCGTAAAACTTATCTATAGAAACTCTTCTGATTTGATGGTTTGCACTCTGTTTTTGTCCATCTAGGGTTACCACCCAAGGGATATTTTGACTTTTTTTAGCGATAACTTCTACTAATAAACATGTTGCGTTAGGATTTTTGATAATGCTATTTTGCATTCTCATATATGTTTTTGCACTAGATGAAGAATTCATTGTATTGTGTTTATTTTTCATTTCTACAAAAATTGCTTCCCGAGTGTTTTCTATATCATATCCTTGTTGAGGAACATGCCAATCAGAAGAAAAATATTTGAAAATATTTTGATGAAAATACCCAATAAGGTTTGAGTTAGATTTATCCAATTGTCTTAAAACCTCATTTTCGATGGTTTCTTCGTATGATTGGTTATATACGATAGAATCAAATGTGAGCTTAATTGGATCTATTAGGTTTTTGTTAAATTTTCTTAGGTCCATACTGAAACTGTACTTTTTAACAGTATCGTAAACATGGTTAAGTAATTCTTTATCACTGATGAATGTTAGGTTGTACATATCACTATTGTATCTTTATTTCCAATTTGGACATAAAGGGCACCAAGTAAAATATACTTGGTGCCCTCATTCTTTGTTTATTATAATTGTGCTTTATTTTTACTTCTCTTCTAAGCTTTT from Aureispira anguillae encodes:
- a CDS encoding DNA cytosine methyltransferase; protein product: MKLYNQFEVSNLLDTPLHRLDLWARNGKLIPFKINKDEKLYTKESLLNFNIAQEVFNTNWTDFTKIKPKRKYTSIELFAGAGGMAIGMEKAGFKHILLNENNKEACATLRHNRPKWEVIEGDIEKVDFKSYNNKIDIITGGFPCQAFSHAGKQLGFEDTRGTLFFEFARCINEVKPKIFIGENVKGLLNHDKGNTLSVIKQAIKDLGYTLIEPKVLKAMYYKVPQKRERLILVGIRNDFADKAHLFKFPEKYPKVLTVNDAFKKGILYKTNVPESLGVSYPQRKKEIMEKVPEGGYWKDLPDDLQKEYMGGSYYLGGGKTGLARRLSLKTPALTIVCSPAMKQTERCHPTETRPLTIRESARIQTFPDEWVFQGAKGQQYKQIGNAVPVNLAYAIGLSAIDFLNKIEK
- a CDS encoding Eco47II family restriction endonuclease; the encoded protein is MYNLTFISDKELLNHVYDTVKKYSFSMDLRKFNKNLIDPIKLTFDSIVYNQSYEETIENEVLRQLDKSNSNLIGYFHQNIFKYFSSDWHVPQQGYDIENTREAIFVEMKNKHNTMNSSSSAKTYMRMQNSIIKNPNATCLLVEVIAKKSQNIPWVVTLDGQKQSANHQIRRVSIDKFYELVTGDKNAFQKLCKALPTVIKDATSKLKNAEKANTVFDELNKLSPDLLTSIYLLSFKNYEGFNDFNLDTK